In the Pithys albifrons albifrons isolate INPA30051 chromosome 3, PitAlb_v1, whole genome shotgun sequence genome, one interval contains:
- the E2F7 gene encoding transcription factor E2F7 yields MEVSVLSLRDLASARPGRRGRAEAAQKENIFDRSRMAPKTPIKNEPIDLSKQKGCTPERNPITPVKIIDKPQADPWTPTANLKMLVSAASPDMRDREKKKELFRPIENSEQNDTPDSLQYDIVDDSTVEEFEKRRPSRKQKSLGLLCQKFLARYPNYPLSTEKTTISLDEVASILGVERRRIYDIVNVLESLHLVSRVAKNQYCWHGRHNLSQTLKKLQEAGELQYGELMTFQHKEQDSDYKFGERKRETVPESQDRPLLDFSEPDCSSASANSRKDKSLRIMSQKFVMLFLVSKTKIVTLDIAAKILIEETQDTVDHSKFKTKVRRLYDIANVLTSLDLIKKVHVTEERGRKPAFKWIGPVEFSGKTETQREACARYQICATGKQRFTRHASFNGAQPCEGTRRKVSSEPNSPRHERQANIVNSDEHCSKMVNLAAVCRQKIEEDTRNNACGTETILNSARNSSVTSPFSLLPLPGDSDFCVNPLPQAAFPVVQAEVPSFSLPAGINSQVPHPSTQAASKTEDGKPALVPSQPFLCFPSSSLFMLCGGLQENNLSETQPTAGDKGNWSAEAQAAVPPALCQKRSSHKCTLPSPPVDDEEPVAKKQNMEQTDLPLSLVVPKKPFESPRTESTPGSGCRSAVHLETYHLDRESPTAPEAGSKDSTKPLDCQEQEKQPQNKDPDEPPPGNEHIPKENASQPFQPQYLYVQPPAGLSSFNFLFSANQAPGAISLPSNQLPSLSVPCVMVPSAALASFPLVCSPSFTSPLSHDGSFPAAASMNFSMSSLASTTPVFISTTAVVTPKVSPTPSVDPSQPAHPALHLSPVLTRSCGAVKLDSPVCVGHPVTLLKLQQPSSAPLTPKSIRPAHHEAFFKTPGSLGDPVTWKKNEGNQTRNASSVQRRLEISGTSAD; encoded by the exons ATGGAGGTGAGCGTCCTGTCGCTGCGGGACCTGGCGAGCGCCcggccggggcggcggggccgcgctgAAGCGGCCCAGAAG gAAAACATATTTGATCGATCCAGGATGGCCCCAAAGACTCCCATTAAGAATGAACCAATTGATTTATCGAAGCAAAAAGGCTGCACACCAGAAAGAAATCCAATTACACCTGTTAAGATAATTGACAAACCTCAGGCTGATCCCTGGACCCCTACTGCTAACCTGAAGATGCTTGTTAGTGCTGCTAGCCCTGACATGAGGgacagagagaagaagaaagagctCTTCAGACCCATAGAAAACAGTGAACAGAATGACACTCCTGATTCATTACAG tatGATATAGTAGACGACAGCACGGTTGAGGAATTTGAAAAACGGAGGcccagcagaaaacagaaaagcttaGGACTCTTGTGCCAAAAGTTTCTGGCTCGCTATCCAAATTATCCGTTGTCAACAGAGAAAACTACTATTTCTTTGGATGAAGTGGCTTCAATTCTTG GAGTTGAGCGTAGACGAATTTACGATATAGTGAATGTCCTGGAGTCACTGCACTTGGTTAGCCGTGTTGCCAAGAACCAGTACTGTTGGCATGGCCGGCACAACCTCAGCCAAACTCTGAAAAAGCTTCAGGaagcaggagagctgcagtATGGAGAGCTaatgaccttccagcacaaggagcaggaCTCGGATTACAAATTTGGAGAACGGAAAAGGGAAACTGTTCCAGAGTCTCAAGACAGACCATTACTGGACTTTTCAGAACCAGATTGCAGCTCTG CATCTGCAAACAGCAGAAAGGACAAGTCATTGCGGATTATGAGCCAAAAGTTTGTCATGCTGTTCCTTGTCTCCAAGACCAAGATAGTCACTCTGGACATCGCAGCAAAGATACTGATAGAAGAAACCCAGGATACAGTGGATCACAGCAAATTTAAAA CAAAGGTACGAAGACTGTATGATATTGCCAACGTTCTCACCAGCCTAGACTTGATCAAGAAAGTTCACGTCACAGAGGAACGAGGACGCAAACCAGCCTTCAAGTGGATTGGGCCTGTGGAATTCTCTGGAAAGACCG aaacacagagagaagcCTGTGCCCGGTATCAGATCTGTGCCACTGGAAAGCAAAGGTTTACACGTCATGCTTCATTTAATGGTGCACAGCCTTGTGAAGGGACCAGAAGAAAAGTCAGTTCTGAACCCAACAGCCCACGTCACGAGAGGCAAG CCAATATTGTGAATTCAGATGAACATTGTTCCAAAATGGTAAATCTAGCAGCTGTCTGCAGGCAGAAAATAGAGGAAGATACTAG GAATAACGCTTGTGGCACAGAAACAATACTAAATTCAGCAAGGAACTCAAGCGTAACCTCACCATTCTCCCTTCTTCCACTTCCTGGGGACTCTGATTTTTGTGTTAACCCTTTGCCTCAGGCAGCTTTCCCTGTGGTTCAGGCAGAGGTGCCAAGCTTCTCACTACCAGCTGGCATCAACAGCCAGGTTCCACATCCTTCCACACAAGCAGCCTCCAAAACAGAAGATGGCAAACCTGCCCTGGTCCCCAGCCAACCCTTCTTGTGCTTCCCATCTTCATCCCTTTTTATGTTATGTGGAGGTCTTCAGGAAAATAACTTGAGTGAGACCCAGCCCACTGCAGGAGACAAGGGAAACTGGAGTGCCGAAGCTCAGGCTGCTGTAcctcctgctctctgccaaAAACGCAGCTCCCACAAGTGCACATTGCCCTCTCCACCTGTAGATGATGAAGAGCCAGTGGCTAAAAAGCAGAATATGGAGCAAACTGATCTGCCTCTCTCACTTGTAGTACCCAAG AAGCCTTTTGAATCACCCAGGACAGAATCTACCCCAGGAAGTGGCTGTCGCTCTGCTGTACATCTAGAAACTTACCATCTTGACCGGGAAAGTCCCACTGCTCCAGAGGCTGGAAGCAAGGACTCTACTAAGCCTTTAGATTGTCAGGAGCAAGAAAAACAACCTCAGAACAAAGACCCTGATGAACCTCCTCCAGGAAATGAGCACATCCCTAAAGAAAATGCCAGTCAACCTTTCCAACCACAGTATCTTTatgttcagcctcctgctg GATTAAGCAgttttaatttcctgttttctgcaaaCCAAGCCCCTGGTGCCATCAGCCTGCCTTCAAACCAGTTACCTTCTCTAAGTGTACCCTGTGTTATGGTGCCATCAGCAGCCTTGGCTTCCTTCCCTCTCGTCTGTTCTCCCTCATTCACCAGTCCCCTTTCCCATGAtggctccttcccagctgctgcctctaTGAATTTCAGCATGTCCAGCCTGGCATCAACAACACCTGTTTTCATAAGCACTACGGCAGTGGTCACCCCGAAGGTCTCACCTACCCCTTCTGTGGATCCATCACAACCAGCTCATCCCGCTCTGCATCTGAGTCCTGTGCTTACAAGATCTTGTGGTGCTGTTAAACTGGactcccctgtgtgtgtggggcaCCCAGTGACCCTTCTCAAGCTGCAGCAG CCTTCATCAGCTCCCCTCACTCCCAAGAGCATTCGTCCTGCACATCATGAGGCATTTTTCAAAACTCCTGGAAGTCTTGGAGACCCtgtgacatggaagaaaaatgaaggcaaCCAGACCAGAAATGCGAGCTCTGTGCAGAGGAGACTGGAAATCTCTGGTACTAGTGCTGACTAA